A genomic window from Streptococcus sanguinis includes:
- a CDS encoding glycosyltransferase family 2 protein, with product MTISVIVPCFNEEESIPLFHEAMEAVKYQIRDQFEYIFVNDGSTDRTLAVLRELSSRCPDVHYLSFSRNFGKEAALYAGLQEASGDLVTVMDVDLQDPPELLIEMKAMLDMNPELDCVGTRRTTREGEPPIRSFFANLFYKLINKISQVEMVDGARDFRLMRRQMVEAILDVSEYNRFSKGIFAWVGFNTEYLEYKNVERVAGKTSWNFWSLFNYSLEGIVNFSDAPLNIAFLGGILSWILAFILMGVIIIRTLVFGDPTSGWPSLMTVILLIGGFQLLTIGILGKYIGKIFMETKHRPIYVIKEKSK from the coding sequence ATGACAATTTCGGTGATTGTTCCATGTTTCAATGAAGAAGAGTCTATTCCTTTGTTTCATGAAGCCATGGAAGCGGTGAAATATCAAATCCGTGACCAGTTTGAATATATTTTTGTCAATGACGGGTCGACAGACCGGACCTTGGCTGTTCTACGTGAGCTCAGCAGTCGTTGTCCTGATGTGCACTATCTGTCCTTTTCTCGTAATTTCGGAAAAGAAGCAGCGCTCTATGCTGGGCTCCAAGAGGCAAGCGGGGATTTGGTGACGGTCATGGATGTGGACTTGCAGGATCCGCCCGAGCTTCTGATTGAGATGAAAGCTATGTTGGACATGAATCCAGAACTGGACTGTGTGGGGACCCGTCGCACTACTCGAGAGGGAGAGCCACCTATCCGGAGCTTTTTTGCCAATCTGTTTTATAAACTGATTAATAAGATTAGTCAGGTAGAGATGGTGGATGGTGCGCGTGACTTCCGACTGATGCGCCGTCAGATGGTAGAGGCCATTCTGGATGTTTCAGAATACAATCGCTTCTCCAAGGGGATTTTTGCCTGGGTTGGCTTTAATACCGAGTACTTGGAATACAAAAATGTCGAACGAGTGGCAGGTAAGACCTCTTGGAATTTCTGGTCCCTTTTTAACTATTCTTTGGAAGGCATTGTCAATTTCTCTGATGCGCCGCTCAACATCGCCTTTTTAGGAGGTATCCTGTCTTGGATTTTAGCCTTCATCCTGATGGGAGTAATTATTATCCGTACCTTGGTTTTTGGTGACCCGACATCGGGCTGGCCATCCCTCATGACTGTCATTCTCCTTATCGGTGGTTTTCAGCTACTGACCATCGGTATCCTAGGCAAATACATTGGCAAAATCTTTATGGAAACCAAGCATCGGCCGATTTATGTGATTAAGGAGAAGAGTAAATGA
- a CDS encoding O-acetylhomoserine aminocarboxypropyltransferase/cysteine synthase encodes MTREFKFETLQLHAGQTVDPTTKSRALPIYQTTSYVFDDTQEGEDLFALRKPGNIYTRITNPTLSAFEERIAALEGGVGALATASGMAALTYTILALAHAGDHVVAASTIYGGTFNLLKETLPRYGITTTFVDIENLAEVEAAIQDNTKLVLIESLGNPLINIPDFDALAELVHAHKIPLISDNTFATPYLINVFSHGVDIAVHSATKFIGGHGTSIGGVIVDSGRFDWEASGKFPQFVDPDPSYHDISYTRDVGAAAFVTAVRTQLLRDTGAAMSPFNAFLFLQGLETLSLRVERHVSNAEKIVDFLAEHPKVEQVNYPKLTDSPYHALAEKYFPKGVGSIFTFNVNGGEKEARKVIDSLEIFSDLANVADAKSLVVHPATTTHGQMSPEAQLAAGITPNQIRLSIGLENVDDLIEDLRIALESI; translated from the coding sequence ATGACACGTGAATTTAAATTTGAAACCCTGCAGCTTCATGCCGGACAAACAGTGGACCCGACAACTAAGTCGCGGGCTCTGCCTATTTACCAGACAACTTCCTATGTGTTTGATGATACTCAGGAGGGAGAAGATCTTTTTGCCCTACGCAAACCGGGAAATATCTACACTCGGATTACCAATCCGACCCTGTCTGCTTTTGAGGAGCGGATTGCGGCTTTGGAGGGCGGAGTCGGAGCTCTAGCAACAGCTTCTGGTATGGCGGCCCTTACCTATACTATTTTAGCCCTGGCGCATGCTGGCGACCATGTAGTGGCAGCCTCCACCATCTACGGCGGCACCTTTAATCTGCTCAAGGAAACCCTGCCTCGCTATGGCATTACCACGACTTTTGTTGATATTGAAAATCTGGCTGAAGTAGAAGCAGCTATTCAGGATAATACAAAGTTGGTTCTGATTGAAAGTTTGGGCAATCCTTTGATTAATATTCCTGACTTTGACGCTTTAGCAGAGCTGGTTCATGCTCATAAAATTCCGCTGATTTCCGACAATACCTTTGCAACACCTTATCTGATCAATGTCTTTTCTCATGGAGTAGACATAGCGGTGCATTCTGCGACCAAGTTTATTGGTGGTCACGGAACCAGCATCGGAGGTGTGATTGTGGACAGCGGTCGTTTCGACTGGGAAGCTTCTGGCAAGTTTCCGCAGTTTGTTGATCCGGATCCAAGTTATCATGATATCAGTTATACGCGCGATGTCGGAGCAGCAGCCTTTGTTACTGCTGTCCGGACCCAACTCTTGCGCGATACGGGCGCAGCCATGTCCCCCTTCAATGCCTTTCTCTTCTTGCAGGGGTTGGAAACTCTTTCTTTGCGTGTAGAGCGCCATGTGTCCAATGCCGAGAAGATTGTAGATTTCCTAGCAGAGCATCCTAAGGTTGAGCAGGTCAATTATCCCAAGCTTACTGATAGTCCTTATCATGCTTTGGCAGAAAAATATTTCCCTAAAGGCGTGGGCTCAATTTTCACCTTTAATGTCAATGGTGGGGAGAAAGAAGCTCGTAAGGTTATTGACAGTTTAGAGATTTTCTCTGACTTGGCCAATGTAGCAGATGCTAAGTCTCTGGTTGTCCATCCGGCTACGACGACTCATGGTCAGATGTCTCCAGAGGCTCAGCTGGCAGCAGGCATTACACCAAATCAAATCCGTCTTTCTATCGGTTTGGAAAATGTGGATGACTTGATTGAGGATTTGAGGATTGCCTTGGAATCTATCTAA
- a CDS encoding NUDIX domain-containing protein, with translation MMRQSIEAWIYHPEEREILLLKVEDEKVFFWQPITGGIESGDSPEEACLREIKEETGLLLACSSLTGLGDFMVKIDENLTIHKNLFLVLTEQKEIQLSDEHVGAQWVALDKVSSQLYWPSNQATFEIITEKL, from the coding sequence ATGATGAGACAGTCGATTGAAGCCTGGATTTATCATCCAGAGGAACGAGAAATCTTGCTCCTGAAAGTTGAGGATGAGAAAGTTTTCTTTTGGCAGCCCATTACTGGTGGGATTGAGAGTGGTGACAGTCCAGAAGAAGCCTGCCTTCGTGAAATAAAAGAGGAGACCGGCTTGCTCTTAGCTTGTTCAAGTCTGACGGGTCTTGGAGATTTTATGGTAAAGATTGATGAAAATCTGACCATCCACAAGAATCTTTTTCTAGTTCTGACTGAACAGAAGGAAATCCAGCTTTCAGATGAGCATGTAGGAGCTCAGTGGGTAGCTTTAGACAAAGTTTCGTCGCAGTTGTACTGGCCCAGCAATCAGGCGACTTTTGAGATTATAACCGAGAAGCTATAA
- the pcrA gene encoding DNA helicase PcrA, producing MHPLLNGMNDRQAEAVQITEGPLLIMAGAGSGKTRVLTHRIAYLIDEKMVNPWNILAITFTNKAAREMRERAEKLKTETQDCLIATFHSMCVRILRREADHIGYNRNFTIVDPGEQRTLMKRILKNLNLDPKKWNERAILGTISNAKNDLIDEVAYANLAGDMYTEIVAKCYTAYQKELRQSEAMDFDDLIMLTLRLFDQNPDVLTYYQQRYQYIHVDEYQDTNHAQYQLVKLLASRFKNICVVGDADQSIYGWRGADMQNILDFEKDYPEAKVVLLEENYRSTKTILQAANEVIRNNRNRRPKNLWTQNEDGEEIVYYRANDEQDEAFFVARTIDQLTREGYSHKEFAVLYRTNAQSRTVEEALLKSNIPYTMVGGTKFYSRKEIRDVISYLNLIANPSDNISYERVVNEPKRGVGPGTVEKIRDFAASQEISLLDASTNILLSPVKGKAAQAVYDFANMLLDLRERLDNYTVTELVEAVLEKTGYATALAAQATLESQARIENIEEFLSVTKNFDESPDNPADESGLDKLSRFLNDLALIADTDDGDTESSEVTLMTLHAAKGLEFPVVFLVGMEENVFPLSRVSEDEDELEEERRLAYVGITRAEKILYLTNANSRMLYGKTNFNQPTRFLREISSDLLDYQGLARPANSSFKVSYTNSDTSKFGQGMSLAQALQERKRQAAPSSISTGSLPFGKSSESSKPEVAWAIGDIAHHTKWGDGTVLAVSGSGNSQELKINFPEVGLKKVLASIAPIEKKS from the coding sequence ATGCATCCTTTATTAAACGGTATGAATGACCGTCAGGCTGAGGCGGTTCAGATAACAGAAGGGCCTTTACTGATAATGGCGGGAGCTGGTTCGGGTAAGACCCGTGTCCTGACCCACCGTATTGCCTATTTGATTGATGAGAAGATGGTCAATCCTTGGAATATCCTTGCCATTACCTTTACCAATAAGGCAGCGCGGGAGATGAGAGAAAGGGCTGAAAAACTTAAAACGGAGACCCAAGATTGCTTAATCGCTACCTTCCACTCCATGTGTGTGCGCATTCTGCGACGAGAAGCAGACCATATTGGCTACAATCGCAACTTCACCATCGTTGATCCAGGTGAACAGCGAACCCTGATGAAACGGATTCTTAAAAATCTCAATCTGGACCCTAAAAAGTGGAATGAGCGCGCCATTCTGGGAACTATTTCCAATGCCAAGAACGATTTGATTGATGAGGTGGCCTATGCAAATCTAGCTGGTGATATGTATACAGAGATTGTGGCTAAGTGCTACACGGCCTATCAAAAGGAATTGCGCCAGTCTGAGGCCATGGACTTTGACGACTTAATCATGCTGACCCTGAGGCTTTTTGACCAAAATCCTGACGTCCTGACCTACTACCAGCAACGTTACCAGTACATCCATGTGGACGAGTATCAGGATACCAACCATGCCCAGTACCAGCTGGTCAAGCTCTTGGCTTCACGCTTTAAGAATATCTGCGTGGTCGGAGACGCTGACCAGTCTATCTATGGCTGGCGGGGAGCCGACATGCAGAATATCCTGGACTTTGAAAAGGATTATCCAGAAGCTAAGGTAGTTCTATTAGAGGAAAATTATCGCTCTACCAAGACCATTCTTCAGGCGGCTAATGAAGTCATCCGAAACAACCGCAACCGTCGTCCTAAAAATCTCTGGACTCAAAACGAAGACGGTGAGGAAATTGTCTACTATCGGGCTAATGACGAGCAGGACGAGGCTTTCTTTGTCGCCCGAACCATTGATCAGCTGACCCGAGAAGGATACAGTCATAAGGAATTTGCAGTCCTTTACCGGACCAATGCCCAGTCACGGACGGTGGAGGAAGCCCTGCTCAAGTCCAATATTCCCTACACCATGGTCGGGGGCACCAAGTTCTACAGCCGCAAGGAAATCCGTGATGTCATTTCTTACCTCAATCTCATCGCCAATCCTAGCGATAATATCAGCTATGAGCGCGTAGTCAATGAGCCCAAGCGTGGTGTCGGTCCAGGAACGGTGGAGAAGATTCGGGATTTTGCGGCCAGCCAGGAAATCTCTCTACTGGATGCGTCGACTAATATCCTGCTGTCGCCGGTCAAGGGCAAGGCGGCTCAGGCGGTCTATGATTTTGCCAATATGCTTCTGGATTTGCGGGAGCGCTTGGATAATTATACAGTGACGGAGCTGGTAGAGGCTGTATTGGAAAAGACAGGCTATGCTACAGCCTTGGCTGCCCAGGCAACCTTAGAAAGCCAAGCACGGATTGAAAATATCGAAGAATTCCTGTCTGTAACCAAGAACTTTGACGAAAGTCCAGATAATCCTGCTGATGAGTCTGGTCTTGATAAGCTCAGCCGTTTTCTCAATGACTTAGCCTTGATAGCGGACACAGATGACGGAGATACGGAGAGTTCTGAAGTGACTCTGATGACCCTCCACGCGGCCAAGGGATTGGAATTTCCGGTTGTCTTTCTGGTTGGTATGGAGGAAAATGTCTTCCCTCTAAGTCGGGTATCTGAAGATGAGGATGAGCTAGAAGAAGAGCGGCGTCTGGCCTATGTCGGTATCACTCGAGCAGAGAAGATTCTCTATCTGACTAATGCCAATTCCCGTATGCTTTATGGTAAAACCAATTTTAATCAACCTACCCGCTTCTTGAGAGAAATCAGCTCAGACTTGCTAGACTATCAGGGACTGGCTCGGCCGGCAAACAGCTCTTTTAAGGTTAGTTATACCAATAGCGATACTAGCAAATTCGGTCAGGGCATGAGTCTGGCTCAAGCCCTGCAGGAGCGGAAGCGTCAGGCGGCTCCTAGTTCGATTTCTACAGGCAGTCTGCCTTTTGGCAAGAGCAGCGAGTCATCTAAGCCGGAAGTTGCTTGGGCTATCGGTGATATTGCCCACCATACGAAATGGGGCGATGGGACAGTTCTGGCAGTCTCTGGCAGCGGAAATAGTCAAGAGCTTAAGATTAATTTCCCAGAAGTCGGTCTGAAGAAAGTGCTGGCCAGCATAGCACCGATTGAGAAAAAATCATGA
- a CDS encoding cation transporter, whose protein sequence is MTFLLKSLFRSAALLERKAVMKNPSNNLKLAERGAILSIATYLILSAVKIIAGSTFQSSSLTADGFNNVSDIVANIAVLIGLRMARKPADRDHRFGHLKIEDLASLITSFIMFFVGFDVLIETIQKSISNQETKIAPVGAVVGIISAIIMLGVYFYNKTLAKKTHSKALDAAAKDNLSDAVTSIGTSVAIIASAFNFPIVDKLAAIVITFFILKTAYDIFMESSFSLSDGFDESLLQDYKQAILEIPKITQVKSQRGRTYGSNIYLDIILEMNPDLSVFESHEIADQVEDMLMKRFGVFDIDIHIEPAPIPEDERLDNLYPNLLMREQLVEQGSQLDSLLSAEFLYISQDGRQLNKAEFQEERASKTPIKNFELLSVSQKTKLIRYEMDGVIHTSLWRRHEVWQNIFHQETRKNQSDN, encoded by the coding sequence ATGACATTTCTTCTCAAGTCTCTTTTCCGTTCTGCTGCCCTATTAGAAAGAAAGGCTGTCATGAAAAATCCTAGTAACAATCTGAAGCTAGCGGAGAGAGGAGCCATCCTTTCCATCGCTACCTATCTGATTCTCTCCGCGGTCAAGATTATCGCAGGCTCGACCTTCCAGTCCTCCAGTCTGACGGCCGATGGCTTCAACAATGTATCTGATATCGTGGCTAATATCGCCGTTTTAATTGGCCTGCGTATGGCTAGAAAACCAGCCGACCGTGACCATCGCTTCGGCCACTTGAAGATAGAAGATCTGGCCAGTCTCATCACATCTTTCATCATGTTTTTCGTTGGATTTGATGTCTTGATAGAGACCATTCAGAAGAGCATCTCCAATCAAGAGACTAAGATTGCCCCAGTTGGTGCCGTGGTCGGAATCATCTCGGCAATCATTATGTTGGGTGTTTATTTTTACAATAAAACTCTGGCTAAAAAAACTCACTCCAAAGCTCTGGATGCTGCAGCCAAGGACAACCTGTCAGACGCTGTCACTTCTATCGGCACTTCAGTTGCTATCATTGCCAGCGCCTTTAATTTCCCAATCGTTGATAAGCTGGCAGCCATTGTCATTACCTTCTTCATTCTCAAGACGGCCTATGATATCTTTATGGAATCTTCCTTCAGCCTGTCCGACGGATTTGATGAAAGCCTGCTCCAAGACTATAAGCAAGCTATCCTGGAAATTCCTAAAATTACTCAGGTTAAGTCACAACGCGGCCGGACCTATGGCAGTAATATCTACTTGGATATTATCTTGGAAATGAACCCGGATTTATCTGTTTTTGAAAGCCATGAGATTGCGGACCAGGTTGAGGATATGTTGATGAAGCGCTTTGGGGTCTTTGACATTGACATTCATATCGAGCCCGCTCCCATTCCTGAAGATGAGAGATTGGACAATCTTTATCCAAACTTGCTCATGCGTGAACAGCTCGTGGAGCAAGGCAGCCAACTGGATTCGCTTCTGTCAGCAGAATTTCTCTATATTTCCCAAGATGGCCGACAGCTGAACAAGGCTGAATTTCAGGAAGAAAGAGCCTCAAAAACACCTATCAAAAACTTTGAACTGCTCTCTGTCAGCCAGAAAACCAAGCTCATCCGCTATGAAATGGACGGTGTTATCCATACCAGCCTCTGGCGCCGCCACGAAGTATGGCAAAACATCTTTCACCAAGAGACACGAAAAAACCAGTCTGATAATTAA
- a CDS encoding hydrolase, which translates to MLLKSRKKKLLLFAILALSFLTACSSIVNRDGEKIWMSDTEMSELRKKEEKIALYIINHYEDVQKIEFDEFSKGNLWKGDSVSLIVNDTSYIPHVSLDSKDENYNINNNSHTDSTELTFRLKKKEKVTNFKDAGETDVIYSGQNAWLTTEEKVKVRNQEEGLALFLLNHYENVEKIEFTKISRKPFGQARYAALLVNDKIKIYTDLDDSYQDYHLFENPEKAGLKAKENPTNLQSLDSITVIYYTGK; encoded by the coding sequence TTGCTTTTGAAGTCAAGAAAGAAGAAATTATTATTGTTTGCTATACTGGCTCTAAGTTTTTTGACAGCATGCAGCAGTATAGTAAATAGAGATGGTGAAAAAATATGGATGTCAGATACTGAAATGTCGGAGCTTCGTAAGAAAGAGGAAAAGATTGCACTTTATATCATTAATCATTATGAAGATGTTCAAAAAATTGAATTTGATGAATTTTCCAAGGGAAATTTATGGAAAGGGGATTCCGTTAGTCTCATAGTAAATGACACCAGTTATATCCCACATGTTTCTTTGGACTCAAAAGATGAAAACTATAATATAAATAATAACTCTCACACTGATTCGACAGAATTGACTTTTCGTCTGAAAAAGAAAGAGAAGGTCACAAATTTTAAAGATGCGGGTGAGACGGATGTTATTTACTCTGGACAAAATGCTTGGCTGACGACTGAGGAAAAAGTAAAGGTGCGCAATCAGGAAGAGGGGCTGGCTTTATTTTTACTGAATCACTATGAAAATGTTGAAAAAATTGAATTTACAAAGATTTCAAGAAAGCCTTTTGGACAGGCAAGATATGCTGCTTTACTTGTTAATGATAAGATAAAGATTTATACCGACCTAGATGATAGCTATCAAGATTATCATTTATTTGAGAATCCTGAAAAAGCCGGCCTGAAAGCTAAAGAGAATCCAACAAATTTGCAAAGTCTAGATAGCATTACTGTTATCTATTATACGGGGAAATGA
- the lepB gene encoding signal peptidase I, translating into MLKRDLLRNIIIFSVLAAIIIGLRVFIYTPYRVTDQDSNAYLAKNDLVLATRKQDIKRGDFVLYEVDGKDYVGRVIAQEKDQVTYMDDLLYLNGQVMSEEYIEKMREKYLASAGSSGYYTHDFSIMDLKDSKSDKITKDFYLILNDRRENTKDSREFGLIKASQIKGVVEFRLSPLNEFGFIKNK; encoded by the coding sequence ATGTTAAAGAGAGATTTATTAAGAAATATCATTATTTTTTCAGTACTGGCAGCTATCATTATAGGGCTGAGAGTTTTTATTTACACACCTTATCGGGTGACTGATCAAGACAGCAATGCTTACTTGGCAAAGAATGACTTGGTCTTGGCGACGAGAAAGCAAGACATCAAGCGTGGAGACTTTGTTCTCTATGAAGTGGACGGCAAAGACTATGTCGGCCGGGTCATTGCCCAGGAAAAAGATCAGGTAACCTATATGGATGATCTCCTTTATCTGAACGGCCAGGTCATGTCGGAAGAATACATTGAGAAAATGCGCGAGAAATATTTGGCTTCAGCAGGAAGTTCTGGTTACTACACTCATGATTTCTCTATTATGGATTTAAAAGACTCAAAGTCTGATAAAATTACTAAAGATTTTTATCTGATTCTTAATGACCGACGTGAAAATACCAAGGACAGCCGAGAATTTGGACTTATAAAAGCTAGTCAAATCAAGGGAGTGGTGGAGTTCCGACTCTCACCGCTTAATGAATTTGGTTTTATTAAGAATAAGTAA
- the pyk gene encoding pyruvate kinase produces the protein MNKRVKIVATLGPAVEIRGGKKFGDDGYWGEKLDVEASAQNIAKLIEAGANTFRFNFSHGDHAEQGERMATVKRAEEIAGQKVGFLLDTKGPEIRTELFEGDAKEYSYKTGEKIRVATKQGIKSTREVIALNVAGGLDIYDDVEVGRQVLVDDGKLGLRVVAKDDATREFEVEVENDGIIAKQKGVNIPNTKIPFPALAERDNDDIRFGLEQGINFIAISFVRTAKDVNEVRAICEETGNGHVQLFAKIENQQGIDNLDEIIEAADGIMIARGDMGIEVPFEMVPVYQKMIITKVNAAGKVVITATNMLETMTEKPRATRSEVSDVFNAVIDGTDATMLSGESANGKYPLESVTTMATIDKNAQTLLNEYGRLTTDNFERNSKTEVMASAVKDATNSMDIKLVVTLTKTGHTARLISKYRPNADILAITFDELTQRGLMLNWGVIPVTTNTPSNTDDMFDIAEKIAVEQGLVESGDDIVIVAGVPLGEAVRTNTMRIRTVR, from the coding sequence ATGAATAAACGTGTAAAAATCGTTGCAACATTAGGTCCTGCGGTAGAAATCCGCGGTGGTAAAAAATTCGGTGATGACGGATATTGGGGAGAAAAGCTGGATGTTGAAGCATCAGCTCAAAACATTGCTAAGCTGATTGAAGCTGGCGCAAACACATTCCGTTTCAACTTCTCACACGGTGACCATGCTGAGCAAGGAGAGCGCATGGCAACTGTTAAGCGTGCAGAAGAAATTGCCGGCCAAAAAGTTGGTTTCCTTCTTGATACAAAAGGACCAGAAATTCGTACAGAATTGTTCGAAGGCGATGCAAAAGAGTATTCATACAAGACTGGTGAAAAAATCCGTGTTGCTACTAAGCAAGGTATCAAATCTACTCGTGAAGTAATTGCTTTGAACGTTGCTGGCGGATTGGACATCTACGATGATGTTGAAGTTGGTCGTCAAGTATTGGTTGACGATGGTAAACTTGGTCTTCGTGTTGTCGCAAAAGACGATGCTACTCGTGAATTTGAAGTAGAAGTTGAAAACGACGGCATCATTGCTAAGCAAAAAGGTGTGAACATCCCTAACACTAAGATTCCTTTCCCAGCACTTGCTGAGCGTGACAATGACGATATCCGCTTTGGTCTTGAGCAAGGAATTAACTTCATCGCGATTTCATTTGTACGTACTGCAAAAGACGTCAACGAAGTTCGTGCAATCTGTGAAGAAACTGGTAATGGCCATGTTCAATTGTTCGCGAAAATCGAAAACCAACAAGGTATCGATAACTTGGACGAAATCATTGAAGCTGCTGACGGTATCATGATTGCCCGTGGTGATATGGGTATCGAAGTACCATTCGAAATGGTTCCAGTTTACCAAAAGATGATCATCACTAAGGTAAATGCAGCTGGTAAAGTGGTTATCACAGCAACTAACATGCTTGAAACCATGACAGAAAAACCACGTGCAACTCGTTCAGAAGTATCAGACGTATTTAACGCTGTTATTGACGGAACTGACGCAACTATGCTTTCAGGTGAGTCTGCAAATGGTAAATACCCACTTGAGTCAGTAACAACAATGGCTACTATCGATAAGAATGCTCAAACCCTTCTTAACGAATATGGCCGTTTGACAACTGATAACTTTGAGCGTAACTCTAAGACTGAAGTTATGGCTTCAGCAGTGAAAGATGCTACAAACTCAATGGATATCAAGTTGGTAGTTACCCTTACTAAGACAGGTCACACAGCCCGCTTGATTTCTAAATACCGTCCAAATGCTGATATCTTGGCTATCACTTTTGACGAATTGACTCAACGCGGTCTTATGCTGAACTGGGGTGTAATTCCAGTGACTACAAACACTCCATCTAACACAGATGATATGTTTGACATCGCTGAAAAGATTGCGGTTGAGCAAGGCTTGGTTGAATCTGGTGATGATATCGTTATCGTTGCTGGTGTGCCGCTTGGTGAAGCAGTTCGTACCAACACAATGCGTATCCGTACAGTACGTTAA
- the pfkA gene encoding 6-phosphofructokinase: protein MKRIAVLTSGGDAPGMNAAIRAVVRKAISEGMEVYGIYDGYAGMVAGEIYPLDATSVGDIISRGGTFLHSARYPEFAQVEGQLKGIEQLKKHGIEGVVVIGGDGSYHGAMRLTEHGFPAVGVPGTIDNDIVGTDFTIGFDTAVTTAMDAIDKIRDTSSSHRRTFVIEVMGRNAGDIALWAGIASGADEIIVPEEGFKIEEVVESIKSGYAKGKKHNIIVLAEGVMSADEFAEKLKEAGDMSDLRVTELGHIQRGGSPTARDRVLASRMGAHAVKLLKEGIGGVAVGIRNEQMVESPILGTAEEGALFSLTAEGKIVVNNPHKADLGLAELNRSITI from the coding sequence ATGAAACGTATTGCTGTTTTGACTAGTGGTGGTGATGCCCCTGGTATGAATGCTGCCATCCGTGCAGTTGTTCGTAAAGCAATTTCCGAAGGAATGGAAGTCTACGGGATTTATGATGGTTACGCTGGAATGGTAGCTGGCGAGATTTACCCACTTGATGCGACATCAGTTGGTGACATTATTTCTCGCGGTGGAACCTTCCTTCACTCTGCTCGTTACCCTGAGTTTGCCCAAGTTGAAGGGCAGCTGAAAGGGATTGAGCAGCTTAAAAAACATGGAATTGAAGGTGTCGTTGTTATCGGTGGAGATGGATCTTACCACGGTGCTATGCGCTTGACAGAGCATGGCTTCCCAGCTGTCGGTGTTCCAGGAACCATTGACAATGATATCGTCGGAACAGACTTCACTATCGGTTTTGATACAGCTGTTACTACAGCTATGGATGCGATTGACAAGATTCGGGATACCTCATCCAGTCACCGCCGTACTTTCGTTATCGAAGTAATGGGACGTAATGCAGGTGATATTGCTCTCTGGGCAGGTATTGCATCTGGTGCGGACGAAATTATCGTTCCTGAAGAAGGTTTCAAGATCGAAGAAGTTGTTGAAAGCATTAAGAGTGGCTATGCCAAGGGTAAGAAGCACAACATCATCGTCTTGGCTGAGGGTGTCATGTCAGCGGATGAATTTGCTGAAAAGCTGAAAGAAGCTGGTGATATGAGCGATTTGCGTGTCACAGAGCTCGGACATATCCAGCGTGGAGGCTCACCGACTGCGCGTGACCGTGTTCTTGCATCTCGTATGGGAGCACATGCTGTTAAACTGCTTAAAGAAGGTATCGGCGGAGTTGCTGTTGGAATCCGCAATGAGCAGATGGTTGAAAGCCCAATCCTGGGAACTGCTGAAGAAGGAGCACTCTTTAGCTTGACTGCTGAAGGTAAGATTGTCGTCAATAACCCGCACAAGGCTGATCTGGGCTTGGCTGAATTGAACCGCAGCATTACTATTTAA